One genomic region from Colletes latitarsis isolate SP2378_abdomen chromosome 10, iyColLati1, whole genome shotgun sequence encodes:
- the LOC143346488 gene encoding nucleoporin Nup43-like, giving the protein MSENVQGTFVSEKISKIRWKHEDFEEANNFLTGSWDDPVNKLTHWTFQVNDDGESYPAVVSSYAILGDVTEIKFISRDFFVASSSIGTVKLLQIHENPYSQFKEHMSWEFIHKFKKSSNYASCTALSTFEQDIVSVGEDGKINLLTAGQKDAVRIIDEADSCSIYCVDFLRHNEILTGNLRGHMKVWDLRSDQDLPATTFMLSDQTKTEATSIAHHPTQRHIVVAGGGDGSLTVWDLRHNTYPMSQLNAHAKAVSEILFHPDRPENLFTCSTSGELWQWNNAQHSKLSFDTTNTHWLNTIGTNGKVNVMSLCSAMHKPINSIDINRSTLLFGCDNEAMYIIRNITL; this is encoded by the exons ATGAGCGAAAATGTACAAGGAACATTTGTATCGGAGAAAATTTCCAAGATCCGTTGGAAACATGAAGATTTCGAGGAGGCAAACAACTTTTTGACCGGTAGTTGGGATGATCCG GTGAATAAACTAACGCATTGGACGTTTCAAGTGAACGATGATGGCGAATCTTATCCAGCAGTGGTTTCGTCCTATGCGATCCTTGGAGATGTAACCGAAATAAAG TTTATATCAAGAGACTTCTTTGTGGCTTCATCATCCATAGGCACTGTCAAATTATTACAAATCCATGAAAATCCATATTCTCAATTTAAAGAACACATGTCCTGGGAATTCATACATAAATTTAA AAAATCGTCTAATTATGCATCTTGTACTGCACTTTCTACCTTTGAGCAAGATATAGTTTCTGTAGGAGAAGATGGGAAAATTAATCTCTTAACAGCTGGACAAAAGGATGCGGTTAGAATCATAG ACGAGGCTGATAGTTGTTCTATATACTGCGTTGATTTCTTAAGGCATAATGAGATACTTACAGGAAACTTAAGAGGACACATGAAAGTCTGGGATTTAAGAAGTGACCAAGATCTACCTGCCACAACCTTTATGCTTTCGGATCAAACAAAA ACTGAAGCTACAAGCATTGCGCATCATCCAACACAGAGGCATATTGTTGTTGCCGGTGGAGGTGATGGTAGTTTAACAGTATGGGATTTGAGGCATAATACATATCCCATGTCTCAACTGAATGCTCACGCTAAGGCCGTTAGCGAAATACTTTTTCATCCTGATAGACCCGAAAATCTATTCACGTGTTCAACAAGTGGCGAATTGTGGCAGTGGAATAACGCTCAACATTCAAAGTTGAGTTTTG ATACTACAAACACACATTGGTTAAATACAATAGGAACAAATGGAAAAGTTAATGTAATGTCGCTCTGTAGTGCTATGCACAAACCAATAAACAGTATTGACATTAACAGATCGACCTTGCTTTTTGGATGCGATAACGAAGCAATGTACATTATCAGGAATATAACCCTTTAA
- the LOC143346497 gene encoding uncharacterized protein LOC143346497, whose amino-acid sequence MKAINYVCCALAFACIVKMTHTEKSQSKIQQQFFDAFTPDESLKMKRPFCNAFTGCGKKRNYHENPSSSSQDFQAGGSIRLPLSIYNALLRVASQNIRNTIDRDTNDYQLSDIPQVYLSGKIPLHKRLDVPSSSLE is encoded by the exons GCAATCAACTACGTCTGCTGCGCTTTGGCATTCGCGTGTATCGTCAAAATGACACACACCGAGAAGTCTCAAAGCAAG ATCCAACAACAATTCTTCGACGCGTTTACGCCAGACGAGTCGCTCAAGATGAAGAGACCGTTCTGCAATGCTTTCACCG GATGCGGGAAGAAGAGAAATTACCATGAAAACCCGTCGTCTTCTTCTCAAGATTTCCAAGCGGGTGGCAGCATTCGTCTGCCGCTTTCTATTTACAATGCGTTGCTGAGAGTTGCTTCTCAAAACATACGAAACACGATTGATCGTGACACGAACGATTATCAGTTATCAGATATCCCGCAGGTATACTTGTCTGGCAAGATCCCTCTGCATAAGAGGCTCGACGTTCCATCGTCTTCATTAGAGTAA
- the LOC143346489 gene encoding uncharacterized protein LOC143346489, with protein sequence MTSSVLLFFYLSTLYLTWCDASDASLPKLSVLDVNGTTEEDVTETQYATCKIATEELVASARATVRSVITGACSAKTIGKRLQSLENKLTGELEEIKTILYSILQKKKDLPKSLKTSTNEKSINNNNYREYDPKNDAPSPRQLEIDKFNSTVVTTLSVNGSTSSFFYYWQIKGFSEKLASWKTARSERSATFYIGQNGYAMYIKVTPSYFSNGTVFMGIGLTRGRHDSILKWPFSHRIRLEVLDHSSEQPRQDRRSRIWDPSTLCSEYFWDRPKLTGEPDNPECVGLSVPRKILFSKMFSIDRTSRHTRYLWNGSITIQLTVFL encoded by the exons ATGACATCGAGCGTTTTATTGTTCTTCTATCTCAGTACGCTCTACTTAACTTGGTGTGATGCAAGCGATGCAAGCCTACCCAAACTTT CTGTTCTAGATGTAAATGGGACAACCGAAGAAGACGTTACGGAAACGCAATACGCGACTTGTAAAATCGCAACGGAAGAATTGGTCGCTAGTGCGCGTGCCACTGTTAGAAGTGTAATTACTGGAGCTTGCAGTGCAA AAACAATAGGCAAGAGACTGCAAAGTTTGGAGAATAAGTTGACCGGAGAATTGGAGGAGATCAAGACGATACTCTACTCTATTTTGCAAAAGAAAAAAGATTTACCTAAATCCTTAAAAACGTCGACGAACGAGAAAAGTATAAACAACAATAATTATCGCGAATACGATCCCAAAAATGATGCTCCGTCACCGAGGCAATTAGAGATTGACAAATTCAACAGTACCGTCGTGACGACTTTATCAGTAAATG GATCTACAAGTTCTTTTTTTTACTACTGGCAAATAAAGGGGTTCAGCGAGAAGCTTGCCAGTTGGAAAACTGCTCGTTCCGAGCGTAGTGCGACGTTTTATATTGGTCAAAATGGATATGCCATGTATATCAAGGTTACACCAAGCTATTTTTCGAACGGCACTGTCTTCATGGGCATTGGACTAACTCGTGGTCGTCACGATTCCATTCTTAAATGGCCGTTTTCGCATAGAATACGCCTCGAG GTTTTAGATCACTCGTCCGAACAGCCGCGACAAGATCGACGATCGCGGATCTGGGATCCGTCTACGCTCTGCTCGGAATATTTTTGGGATCGTCCAAAATTAACTGGAGAACCAGACAATCCAGAATGTGTCGGATTGAGCGTTCcgcgaaaaattcttttttccaaGATGTTTTCGATCGACCGCACCTCGAGACACACCCGATATCTTTGGAACGGAAGTATCACGATACAATTGACAGTTTTCCTTTAA
- the LOC143346484 gene encoding putative pre-mRNA-splicing factor ATP-dependent RNA helicase PRP1, translating into MSKRRIEVVDPYVKRKADGSTSNSTTAPSTAPKNQVQLNPYNGLPYTPRYHEFYKKRITLPVFEYRTDFMRLLAQHQCIVLVGETGSGKTTQIPQWCVEYSRCIGIKGVACTQPRRVAAMSVAQRVSEEMDVALGQEVGYSIRFEDCSSPKTVLKYMTDGMLLREGMSDPMLDAYQVILLDEAHERTLATDLLMGVLKEVIKQRPDLKLVIMSATLDAGKFQQYFDNAPLMNVPGRTHPVEIFYTPEPERDYLEAAIRTVIQIHMCEDIVGDLLLFLTGQEEIEEACKRIKREMDNLGPEVGELKCIPLYSTLPPNLQQRIFEPAPPTKPNGAIGRKVVVSTNIAETSLTIDGVVFVIDPGFAKQKVYNPRIRVESLLVSPISKASAQQRAGRAGRTRPGKCFRLYTEKAYKNEMQENTYPEILRSNLGSVVLQLKKLGIDDLVHFDFMDPPAPETLMRALELLNYLAGLDDDGNLTDLGAVMAEFPLDPQLAKMLIASCNHNCSNEILSITAMLSVPQCFVRPNESKKAADDAKMRFAHIDGDHLTLLNVYHAFKQNIEDPQWCYDNFVNYRSLKSGDNVRQQLSRIMDRFCLKRTSTDFTSKDYYINIRKALVNGFFMQVAHLERTGHYLTIKDNQIVQLHPSSCLDHKPEWVIYNEFVLTTKNYIRTVTDIKPDWLLKIAPQYYDLQNFPQCEAKRQLEVIQAKLDSKQYQEGF; encoded by the exons ATGTCGAAAAGGAGGATCGAGGTTGTGGATCCGTATGTTAAGCGGAAGGC AGATGGTTCAACATCTAACAGCACAACTGCACCTTCAACAGCACCAAAAAACCAAGTTCAACTCAATCCTTACAATGGTCTGCCTTATACGCCAAGATATCAtgaattttacaaaaaaagaatcACATTACCCGTGTTTGAATATCGTACTGATTTTATGAGATTATTAGCACAACATCAATGTATTGTACTTGTTGGAGAAACAGGGTCAGGTAAAACCACACAGATACCACAATGGTGTGTAGAATATTCAAGATGTATTGGCATTAAGGGTGTTGCTTGTACACAACCAAGAAGAGTGGCGGCTATGTCTGTAGCACAGAGAGTTTCTGAAGAAATGGATGTTGCATTAG GTCAAGAAGTAGGATATAGTATTCGTTTTGAGGACTGTAGTTCTCCGAAAACTGTTTTAAAGTATATGACAGATGGTATGCTTCTTCGCGAAGGCATGTCCGATCCTATGCTCGACGCGTATCAAGTGATACTACTAGACGAAGCTCACGAAAGGACTTTAGCTACAGACTTACTTATGGGCGTGTTGAAAGAAGTGATTAAACAGAGACCAGATTTAAAACTTGTGATTATGAGTGCAACTTTAGACGCTGGAAAATTTCAACAGTATTTTGATAATGCACCTTTAATGAATGTACCTGGCAGAACACATCCTGTTGAGATATTTTATACACCTGAACCTGAAAGAGATTACTTAGAAGCTGCTATCAGAACAGTTATTCAAATACATATGTGCGAAGACATAGTGGGAGACTTACTTTTATTCTTGACTGGTCAAGAAGAGATTGAAGAAGCTTGTAAGAGAATCAAAAGAGAAATGGATAATTTGGGTCCAGAAGTAGGCGAACTTAAATGTATACCACTATATTCTACATTGCCTCCAAATCTTCAACAAAGAATCTTTGAACCAGCACCACCTACAAAGCCTAATGGTGCTATAGGTAGAAAAGTAGTAGTTTCAACTAATATTGCAGAAACATCATTGACCATCGATGGCGTTGTCTTTGTAATAGATCCCGGATTTGCAAAACAGAAG GTATATAATCCCAGAATTCGTGTAGAATCTCTTCTCGTATCGCCTATCAGCAAAGCTTCTGCACAACAAAGAGCTGGTAGAGCTGGTCGTACAAGACCCGGAAAATGTTTCAGATTGTATACAGAGAAAGCGTACAAAAATGAAATGCAGGAAAACACTTATCCAGAGATATTACGATCAAACCTTGGTAGCGTTGTATTGCAACTGAAAAAACTTGGCATCGATGATTTG GTTCATTTTGATTTTATGGATCCTCCTGCGCCAGAAACTCTGATGAGAGCTTTGGAGCTTCTTAATTATTTGGCAGGGCTAGACGACGATGGAAATCTAACAGATTTGGGGGCTGTGATGGCTGAATTCCCGTTAGATCCTCAATTAGCGAAAATGCTAATCGCATCTTGCAATCATAACTGCAGTAACGAGATACTTAGCATTACTGCTATGCTTTCAG TCCCACAGTGTTTTGTGAGGCCAAATGAATCAAAGAAGGCTGCAGATGACGCTAAAATGCGTTTTGCGCACATCGACGGGGATCATTTAACGTTACTGAACGTATATCATGCTTTCAAACAAA acattgaagacccACAATGGTGTTACGATAATTTCGTTAATTATCGATCTTTAAAAAGTGGTGACAATGTCAGGCAACAGTTGAGCAGAATAATGGACAGATTTTGTTTGAAACGCACCTCAACGGACTTCACATCAAAAGATTATTACATTAATATCAGAAAAGCGCTTGTGAACGGATTCTTTATGCAG GTTGCTCATTTAGAAAGAACTGGCCATTATTTGACCATTAAAGATAATCAAATTGTACAGCTTCATCCAAGTAGTTGTTTGGACCATAAACCAGAGTGGGTAATTTATAACGAGTTTGTGCTTACGACGAAAAACTATATCAGAACAGTTACCGATATCAAAC CTGATTGGTTGCTAAAGATAGCACCACAATATTATGATTTACAAAATTTCCCACAATGCGAAGCAAAAAGACAATTGGAAGTAATCCAAGCGAAGCTAGACTCGAAACAGTATCAAGAAGGATTCTAA
- the Roe1 gene encoding grpE protein homolog, mitochondrial Roe1, with protein MASFVVPVAVRFTRVTIDSLHNINKNILLRLSQPSYISWQRQEYSTITEEKKAKDGEPEPAIPEFTENEKKLKADLELLNNELAELRSHNDELDGKYKRALADGENLRVRLMKQIEDAKLFGIQGFCKDLLEVADILGKATESVPKDELTEKNPHLKTLYEGLRMTEAQLHKVFKKHGLVSLNPLNEKFDPNQHEALFQQEVEGKEPGTVVVVSKLGYKLHERVVRPALVGVAKG; from the exons ATGGCATCGTTCGTTGTACCGGTTGCAGTGAGATTCACTCGTGTCACGATCGATAGTTTGcacaatataaataaaaatattttacttag GTTATCCCAACCATCGTACATTTCGTGGCAACGACAAGAATATAGTACAATTACAGAAGAAAAGAAGGCAAAAGATGGAGAGCCGGAACCTGCAATTCCAGAGTTtacagaaaatgaaaaaaaattgaaagcaGATCTTGAACTCCTTAATAATGAATTGGCGGAGCTTAGAAGTCATAATGACGAGTTAGACGGCAAATATAAAAGAGCACTCGCGGACGGTGAAAATCTCAGAGTTAGATTAATGAAGCAAATTGAAGATGCAAAATTGTTTGGTATCCAAGGCTTCTGTAAAGATCTCTTGGAAGTAGCAGACATTTTAGGTAAAGCTACAGAGAGTGTACCGAAAGATGAACTCACAGAAAAGAATCCACATTTGAAAACCTTATACGAGGGTTTAAGGATGACAGAAGCACAATTGCATAAA GTATTTAAAAAACATGGTTTAGTTTCATTGAATCCATTGAATGAAAAATTTGATCCTAATCAACATGAAGCATTATTTCAACAG GAAGTTGAAGGTAAAGAACCAGGAACGGTTGTAGTTGTATCAAAACTGGGGTATAAATTACACGAACGAGTAGTAAGACCAGCATTAGTTGGTGTTGCTAAAGGATAA